The Musa acuminata AAA Group cultivar baxijiao chromosome BXJ2-5, Cavendish_Baxijiao_AAA, whole genome shotgun sequence genomic interval AATGTAGATCAATCTTAATCGGTACCATGCTATTTTAAGTTTCTAATGTTATTTCAAGAACTTTAGGATTGTTATGCAAAAATTGTTACTCAGATAGAAAATAGAAATTTTCAAGGCCAACTGATCATTCAATCCAATAGATCCATGATGAAACTGTATTTAGAATGACACTCAACTGCTAATTGTCATTCTTGTACTGAAGTTTAAACAGGAAAAAGAGAATGATAGATGTGCTTGTTATGCTATGTTGGGTTTCGAAGTTCTGTAGCACTTCTATCCCAAGGAAAAAAATTCTCTAAATTGTGATTGGTCTATTTTTACTGAGTCATTCAGTGGATTAAAGAGATGTCTTAAAATCATTTTGTGAAATGTATGCTACTTGCATGTTTGCCTAAAATCTCAtcaaaatttcatgatataaaggcACAAAGTTTATGTCTGTTATTTCTGTCTTCATCTCTATCAAATACAATCCTCCACATCGCAATTTTTTGATGCTATTAACCAATATACTAGCCCGGTGATCTTGGGTGGTTTTAGTTCATGAACGAAGGGCAGTgttttcatgaaaaaaaaaaaaatcaagaactacATTAGAAATCTTAAAAATGGCAATCTTTGCATCATTAtcactttttttctttcttggtaGTTTGTTATGACAAGAATGATACTTTACAAATACGAACTTGTTGCAAGAGAAACAAATATATGAGTGAGTTTGCATCATTTAGGGACTGAAAAGCAATTAAGATGGCTCCTAATTAATTCAAAGTACCAAATACCACCAAGACTGCCTTTAGTTTAAGAATCAAGCAATGGGAAGGCCCTCATAACTCATAGATCACTCGAACAATTTGGCCCAAAATCTATGTCAGCCTTTTCTAAATGGAGCTGATTAATGTAGATTCAGGTATAATTAAATTGATACAGGGTTCAAATACATCTGGGTGTGTAAGATATGGAGATCTTCCTTTGCACTGTAAACCAAAGAAATATGACTTCCTGCATTAGAACTGTCCTTTGCAATGCCAATAACCAAAATAGAGAGAGGCCTTCGGACTCTGAAAGTCTTCTCAAGGCTAGAATTCCAAAATGGACAAGCTGCTTACCTGTTTATGGTTTAGAATTGGTCCCATTTAGGGAGATAAAGTCCTCTCATATCATTTAAGTTCTTTAACCTTATTTGACCTTTTTTTGTAAATGGATTAGGTCTAAGCCATGGTATAATTAATATCAATTGGGATAATCATTAAATATATAAAGAAACATGGAATTGGTTCCAATTTGAAGTCTCTCATAgcctcctctttttataaactCGTAGGATCCAACCAAATAGATGGTTCTCTATCTGGTTAGGCCAAGGTGTTACTAGATGAGTTTGTTCTGAAACTTGTTTCAAATTAAACATAGTAATTACTCACTTAACTCCAATTGAAACTAATTAGACCTATGAAAGAGGTAGACTGAATCTAAGGGCTATATGAGCTAATCAAACCTGTGTGAGAAAAAAAATCTGGTCTTGGAGGAGATGGTCTCCCTGCAACCTAAGGTGTTTGCCATGTTCCATCAATCTAGTAATAGTTATTATATTGCTATTATTTCATGTCCATGAAGCACACAAGAATACAAGAATGTTCTCGTTTTTTTGGTTCCTTTTCAATAGTTTTAAATTACGTTGCAACATCAGATTATTATGAAGTCCAATTAAGATGATATTAGCTCATCTTTCAGCCTTTTTTGAATAAGTGAGAAAAAGAAGAGGGTTATGGTTCTGTCCAAGGATCTTTTTCCAAACCTAGACATTAACAGAACATTTCTCTGATGAAGGTTGAACGTGGGTATTATCTCTGACCTTTTGAACATATAAATTGAAGAAAGCTCATGTTTGAATATGATTATTGAGCCTAATGGAAAAGTCAAAATTAGTTCCGACATCTATGAGAAACGTGAAGACTCATAATTTTAGATGTCTAATGAATAATGACATTACTAGGATCTCTCCATGATGAGCTCAAATGCAACTCTGTCTACATATTGTTGGTTAACCCTGCATGCTTTGTTCTATGACAAACCTGAGTATTTCAGAGGAAAAATATTGTGTATCCTTGTGTAGCAATGTCTATATGGGGACTCTTTATCAAATTCTGATATTCTGAGTTGTAGTTACATTGGCACACCACTCATTAACATGAATGATGATGTTTTACAGTGCCTAAAGTTCAAGACAGACCAGGCTCAGGATGCGAAAAAAATGGAGAAACTCACCAACATCTTTTTCACACTGATGGTTCGTGGCCCTGATGGTATTGTGCCTCGATCACTTTTCTAGTAAACATGGAATCAATTTTTCCCGCTaccttatccttttttttttttctctaaatccCGTTGACTTCTGATGTTCATAACTtggttttttctctttatttacaGCTGACATATCAGAAGCATCAGGCAAGGAACAGGTCGAGCAGGTTGCATCCaagaaaggaagaggaaggaggcagTAAATCTTTGATCAGCAGTTTGTTCCTTGCCACTGCCATGTAGTTTTCGGCAAAGAAGTTCTGGATAACATATTCCTAGTATTAGATCTGGATGGGGACTTAAATTTAAGTTGAACCATAGACGATTTTTTACATATTCAACATTGCATTGTTTTAGTGGCAAATATTTCTAGTTAAGATGGATCAGTTCAACTGTGATGTgtcctttcttcttcttattcttgttcTTCCAAAGCTGTGTTGTGATCTTGGAGTCTTGGCTGTGATCCCTACAGAAATTGTCCAAGTTAGAAATCAGTCAGAATGTCCTGAATCAATTGAACTCTGTAAATTCAATTATTTTGACAAATTTTATCCAGTTTTACGACATTAGAAGAGTGGaaaaagaagaatatatataCTGCCACCGTTCATTTGTATCGTTATTATAATATCTGAGAGTAATTCTTAACCTTTTAAGAAAATAGAAATGTTTATTATTGGAGTTATAtaaaatatgtaaaacaaaaattacaatcATCATTTGAAGAATGCATGACAAAGTCGTAACTATACTAATGTGTACAAACCAAGGTTAAGTATATCCATGTCATGAGCTTCCCCTTACACACATTAGGTGTACAAGCTGAGGCACGGATCTTGAAGAGCTAATCAGATCTCGACACGCATCTCGAAGCACGATGGCCTACGTCTCTTCGTTTCGGCCCACCCTATCGGGCGGGGACACGACGACTCTTGAAGCGTCAATCAGATCTCAACACGCATCTCGatgcatactatatatatatacacatatatagagAAGATTGTAGTAGTACAACCATATTCGCTTATAGAAACATGAGTTGTCATCCATGATCAGGAAGATTGACGGAGCCACAATGGAATCTTCACAAAAAATGTGACAGAAGAACTGACCAAAGCCCGTATCATATTTTTATGCCACCAAACTCATGTCTTGTGATTGTTCCTACAGTTCTCATGACTCATCATGCTCCTCCTTTGCGAGACAACACCCCTCCATATCCACTAAGGTTGATACCCTACTGGAATCTCTTGGGGAGCTCATGGTTGCCAAAATCTACAGCAAATGATCACCATCAAGAAAATTTATGACAATCTCAACATGTCTTGAACCAAAACAAAGATAACCAAGCGCATCTGGTGTAGTGGTATCATAGTACCCTCCCACGGTACTGACCGGGGTTCGATTCCCCGGATGCGCACAGATGAATTTTGTTTTTGAGAGCTGGATCTTCTTCCTCATCTCTCCGCTTTCATGTTCTTCAGTAGATTCAGCGCAactagttcattacagatttgaatGAGGTAAGACCCTTTGCTCGTTCTTGTCAGTGATCAGCATAATAATGAGTTCCAAGGAAAGAGAAGGTGAACTTTCCTCTAGTCTTTGCCGGTTCCTGCTCTATCAGCACAATGAGTTCCTTTCATCTGAGGTCGGTTCAAACCTGAAGGAAAAAGACGCATTGGTTCCCCTCCGTCCCCTCCCTTTTCAGAGAGATCTGCTCGCACTGAATTCCATGCCATTTGTTGCATGCTTTCTCCTCCATGAATGATGTCCCTGCGTCTGCCTTTGTGTTTGTATCCGAGGCTGAGGCTGTGTACTTGATTGAGGTTCGTGTTTGCTTTCCCTTCACACCAGCGCAGACGCATTCATCATCCCTcgcgttccgttctttttgtgcaCTGTAGCCCGACATGCTCTCTACTGTTCATCCTAAGCAGCTGCAGCTTCCAGGCATCCCACTAAAACCAGACTAAGCAGGTGCACTTTCGAGTCAGATGGAGATCACAAAAAGACACGAGAAAAGGCTGCAGACAAGTCTTCCATCAACTATTTAGTCTGATGCTTGGAACATAGAGAAAACATCATAACAGATACATCATTATGCAGCTAGAAATGGACAAGCACACTTGCGTGGAGCATTCCGGCTCTTGACGTGCACATTGAACACCGAATGTAATTGCATTCATCGTTCGATGTTAGATAATGGAGGGAATTGAAGCTATAATTTCGGGATCTTGTGTTGATGGTTGTGTTCGTCGTTCTCCTCGTCGCCCTCGGTCACCGCCGACGACATGTAGCTGATGGCGAAAGAGTTCGCCTCGGAGGCCATTGCGGGCTTTGCCTGCTGGAACTGCTGCTTGCAGGCATGACAAGTGATTTGCAGCATCGCGGAGTTGATCTGCTTCACGGCGTGCTCCCTGATGGCGTGAGCTCGGTTCAGCTCCAGCTGCGCTTGCTGCCTGATCCGTTTAGCTCTCTCGATCTCGTGCTCGGCTAGTTCGAGCTGTCGCCGAGCCTGCTGCCTCGCCTCGTCGGCAAGTGCCTTCTCGGCCATGGCGAGCTTTAGATGTTCCATCGCCTCGTCTTTGAGCCGTGCGGTAGCCGCCTGTGCGTCCTTGGCCGGCGCATGGTCGTCAGCGGGACCGAGGGAGAGCTGCAATTTGGCGACTTCGGCCTCCTCGGATGCAGGAGAAGATAACGCAGAGGAAGGGCGGGTCGTATGCTGGTTGTTGGATGTAGGTAGGAGCTGGAGCTCAATGTTCTCAGTGCAGCGTCGAACGGGCTGCGACGATGGAGGATGACCCAGCCGGGCGAGGAAGACGGCGGCCGCGGGACTCGGCATTCCCAGGCCGGGCCAGCTCGATGGGGTCGTGTTCGAAGCCATCCTAGACACGCATGCCGGCGCCTGGTTCATCTGGAGTTCCGCCCTAGCTTGGCCGGCCGTGCATGTGTCTTGATGCTCGATGAAGCTCTCCACCCTGTGGTGATCACAGTAGAGAACACAATATAAATGCTACTGCTAAGATCGATCGAGCTGTGCGCTGCAACAAACGAAGCATGTAGTACAAATGTCTAGATTTGGGTTCATGCAAACTAAATGCAATTAATGGCACCGAAACCAGAGACGAGGAGGGAAGGAGTAGAACCCTAATCAAGAAGACAAGTACTGCATGAACACGAATAGTACTGTGGGCACCTGGAGAAGACACGGCCGCAGTCGCAGGAGTGGCCGCGGGTGCCGCAGGTCTTGAGGTGGGCCTTGTAGTCGGACTGTACCGCGTAGGCCTTGGAGCACTTGGCGCACGCCCACTGTCGGTGGCTGCTGTGCTTGCGCCGGAAGTGCTTCTTGATCCCGACCAGGTCGCCCAGGGCGTGGCGCGGGTCGTGGTGCAGGCACGTCGTCTCCGGGCACACGAACACCCGCTTCCGCACCTCCGACGCCGCCGCGTCCCGCTTCAGCAGTTTCCACGGCACCTTGTGCCGCCGCCGGTGCATCTGCAGGTTCTGGTCCCGCTGGAACCCCTGCTGGCAGATCTCGCACACGTACCGGTCCGACTCCAGCAGCGTCCTCGGCGACAACGCCACCACCTCCGCGTCCGGATCTAACAATGGCCACCACCGGAATCAGGAATCATCCCCGAACAAAGGTATAGATACCATGTGCAAACAAAGCATGATAAAGATGACTTCAAGATGTAACCTGGAGTGCCTGCCGGCCTTCGCTTCTTCTTGCTGCTACTTCCATTGCTGCCACCGGGAGGTGGTGGAGCTGGTGGTGGTGGAGAGCTTAACATTGTACCGTATGTGGTTATCCTTGACTGAGATAACACCGACATAGATTGTTAGAAATGGAGAGAATGCAGCTCGAGGCAGCCGAAGGTTTCTCTCTCAGGATTCTACGTTGTGCAGTGTGCTACACACTCAAAGAAATGACATAGAAAGGTCGGAGTTGGACTCGTAATGGTGAGAGGATTCTGCTAATGCTGCTATAAATAAAGCTGcttgagcgagagagagagagagagatcggatGAGTTGAGCCGCCCACCACAACGAGGCGATCGGGACAAAGAAGAAGACATCCCCACAAAGAAACAAAAGGGCTCATAATTCCATCATGACGTCCATTGGTCCAAGTTTGCATGCATCAATGCAGGCCAGTCTCCAAATACACGTGAGACCTGTGTTTCTCTCTCTAATAATACCTGCTATTGAGCTTTAGCCTCTGATCAAACTACAATTTGATGGTTTCAACTAGAAATATTAGAAATTAAATTCCAAGTTTAATctttctaactatgattattacTTTTCTTATCAAACAAACTgtttcatttaatataaaaatcattTATGGTATCTGTCAGCCACAATTTAAAATGTTTTTGTAACAATCTGCAGCAGTATTTTATTGCCAATTGTTTAGCATGTGTAGTAAGATtttgttctttggatgaaattccatttgattaaaacaaaataataataataaattccaTTTGATATTTTAAAGATTTTACTAGAATGATTTCATCTGCATTTACTATGTTATAAATGATTTTATGGCCTCAAGTCTTCCATCTGTTGCTGATGATGACATGGGATTCATACTTCTGGGTGAGAGAAAGAAGAAGGGTGAGGACCCACAGGAGACCATGGCATCATTCTTCCACTTCATGCCATTCTCCACTGCTGGATTAGACTAAGCTCAGAGTAGGCAGCTtttcattttctctctctctctctctctcttgcaatTAAACATGCCATGCTTTTGCACATAATGATAGTTTTGCACCACCTGTTGTACCTGTTCATGGGAAGCTCATTGGAGGAGGTTGGCGGTGTACTTGATGAACTCCAAGCTTTACAACTCATATCTAAGTCTAATTAAAATGACACACTGGCCTTTACAAGTTCTTGCCTCAACAAATTGATCGACTCATATGCCTCTGCTGCAAACCAATGTTTAAGATAATGATAAGAATGGCATCATATGTAACACAAGCAACTGTTTAAGGCCTTGACGAAATATGTGCTTTTCAAGCTGATGGCAGCTTCACAGATACATAAATCGATATGTTCTCACTGTATATTTATAGCAATTAAAAGTCTTGGCATCATGCTAACCCTGTAACAAAAGGAACCTTTGTCTTCTTTAACAAAAGAATGTTGGGATCAGCTCACTTCCATTTGGGAACCCATCGAAAGTGAGTCTTTCTGCGTGCAGGTATCATATCCTTCATGGCTTTTCTGTTAGCTGAAGGAATGAGAGATGATGGAGGAGGATCTCAACACATGCATCTGTCCTTTGGCAATCATCAATCCCAAGCATTGGTGATCCTGAACCTAATCATCTCTGCTTGAGCTAAGCATGTTCCAGGATCTCTCTTTTCTTGCCCTCCCATGGCATCCTCATCTTTTTCCTTCACCTCTTCTTCCTTATGTCTTTGCTTTCCCTCTTCTTTGACTCGGCCATGGTTAAAGCTTCATCTATTCTACTGCACATCATGATGTTTTCAGTATTGTGTGGAAGGAGAAAAGCtgcgtgtgagagagagagagagagagagagaagcatgatttCTGTTTGTGTAACCCAAGGGGTGTAAAACCCTCATCCGGATATCTTTGTTTGGGAACGGTGATGATCTACTGTTACTGTGTCAGATTGTGATGTGGATCACCAATTATGAGACAGATGCTTGTCGATTCTGTGGTGGCTTGTTGGATACAGTATATCTACAggaatatcttcttctttttaggaGTCAAAATGAAGTTAAATATAGGATTGATTGACACTTATAGATCGAGAAGAGAAGTAATATCGGAAAAGAGTGTTCTTGTGTGGTAAAGGTGACGTAATAGAAGGATCTACAGAGGCACAGTGGACTAGTTCGATCATGTCACATCAGTCCACTTCACGACGCAGCAGGGCTGTCGGACACGTGGAGCCCGTTGGACCTTTTCCGAGTGGGCGGCAACAACGGGACCCGCGCTGGGCTCACTCCAACAGGTAAACGAGGTGCAGGCATCCTTCCATACATCGTAGGCATGTCGAGCTAGTGGACTCGCCCTAGggttttagggttagggttcaTCTGGACCATGTCCTTGTCTGCTATCTCCAGGCCTTACTGAGCTTGGCCGCATGGCCGTGGCTTCCCTTATTGTCCGTTGCGCCTCTCAGAGCTGTCGGTCGTGCCACCCTCTCCTGTTACCATGCACTCCTCGCTTGATCTGACGCTAGCCATGACACATGCATGCATGCTCGAGGGGGTCGCCATACCGAGCTCGATCCCTTTTGTTCTCGAGATCTCTTAAAGGAATATTGCAGGGAATGATACAGCAGTTACATGACAAACGAAATGCTTCGCTCTTTCAACGACGGCATGATCCTGTTACTATTACCAACATGCACTCCAAGGAATACAAGACAACTTAGGAGGTCATCTTGATGtgatctttctcctcctcctcctcctcctttatgAAGTCGATCATGATCTATTCCAGTTTAGCAATCTCGATCTTAATTGGCTCACTAAGCCAATACGCGTTGCTGCTTTTGATGAGATCAATTCTTCACTCAAGAGAAGTGCATGCCATAGAAGTCTCCAAGTACATTTTTTCTCCACCTAAAGAAGAAGCAAGCCATTCTACTTTTAGTAGGCACTACATATTTATCTCTagatatgacttgtatagatcagTATAGTACTGTTTAACCATGTGGACCAatagtgaagagagagagagagagagagagagagagagagaggggtgtgtGGTTGTGTACAATTGAAGGAGTTGAAGTGACTTAGTAGGGCATTGTCAAGTATTATATTCTTTAGCTGTCTGCTTCCAAGGAGGTCCCAAGCAAGAAGACAATGAGTTCATACTTGAAAGCTGGATATCATATATTTCTGAAAAGTATATGAGAGATTCCAGCACCACATCCCTTCTTGTCCCCATACCCCAGCTTGCATGTCCTCTTGGCCTTGCTCATAGCTTCTTTCTTCTATGATAAGAGTGATGAATGGATAATGCCAACTACTGTACGTAATAGCTGTTTTGTTCCATCATATCACCTTTAGCAACTTTGCCTCTTCCCACCTCATGACAGACACTTGAAGCCTAAGAATTCAAGCATCTCCACAAGCGGCCATTTGGCGAGTCGTATGAATGATTCCAGCCATTGAACATAGTGTGATTGATGTGGAGGATGAAGGTACAGTTCTCATTGAGTAACATTGGCCATTGTGCTAGTAACATAGTTTTTGAGAAGGCAGTATTACCATTCAGGATAAATGAGTGCAGTGCGTGAATCTGTGATGGATAGAATGACCTTATCAGTGATAGATCCACTGCATGTCACAAAAGTAGAGCAAGGCAGCCAATGTGAATGAGTCCAAAGCAACTAATGCTAGTGCATCTAGGATTCTTCTTCCTTGCCTCTACCTTTACTTGCTTCCCATCCCACCTCTCTTCTTTTAGTTGACAAGTCCCTTTTTGGATGAGCCACCAGACCATGTGCTCCCATCACCCTCAGCCATGGTGGTGGATCATTTCACATGAAAGACAAGGAAAATGAGACAAAAAGAGAGTGGGAAGCACACAGAGGAAGAGTGGCAGCATGTCACACTGGAAGAGTTGGACAGCAAGAGCCTCATCACACTGCAAAAAAGTTGTGTGAAGAACAATGACCTATCTCAGACTTTGTAGCAGTAGTTCGATTGAGATGAGAGAGCTCTCTTTTCAGCAATTCTAAAGCCCAACTCACTCAGGTCCTCTTTCTCGGATGCCTTGTGAGACCACAAAGGAGCACAGGAACAGGCCACTTTAGGTCTCATCCTGTGTGATGGTAAGATCACAACAATGGAATGTTTAGCATGGGTAAATGATATAGGATATTTTGACATTAATCATAGCCTATCAGTTGGTCACCATCGAGCACTGACATCAAAGATGAGGGTTAAGTCATGCCCCCACTTGGTAGTGATGTAGGGGCAATAACAATCTATCAACCCCCATGGACAATAGTCCACGGGAGGTTATTCGGGCCGATCTTGTCAATCTTCATTGATAGTGATCCTCGGATGGTTATTGTTGCCCGTCAGTTGGCCTCCATGAACAATAGCCTACAAGAGGTTGTTCGGGCCTATCGCCCCCATGGACAAAACGCCAAAGGGAGGGTGTTGCAACAATGATAGAATAGATGCAAGCAGTCTTCTGCCAACGCTGTAGGGCTGCAACATttgctgctttttttttttagttttctgTCAACTATTTTGATGACAAACCAATGGCCAATGAAGCTTTTTAACTGCCAGAATAGATGTAGTTTAAATTTGTGATTGGTATCAAATGTaacaattttataaaaaaaatgattttacgtGATTCAACATAACATGcaacaacacacgcagtttataACTAATCGTCACACAAACAAGACATTCACATGACAGAAACTTCAGGCAAAATATGCCTAAAGTATGTGAGTCGAGAAATCTGACATGCACCAAAGCAAATTTGCTATAGTGGAGGCTCTGGGCAAGATGTACCCGAGGTATGTGAGTCGAAAAATCAAACCCGCACTAAGGCAGAACCCATCACAATGAAAATGTGAGCCCAATACACCCAAGATACCTGAATTGGGAAAACTCTACTCGTGCAAGAGACCTTGAACACTCATACGTCAAGGGGGCTGAACGATATGCCTTGAACCCTTTTATGAGAGCTCCAAAGCGCGCCCTTTGAGGGAGAAGACAAATAATAAAGGATATTATGGTGCTCGTTAGCTAGCCACTATCGAGGCACTAACGTGGAAGATGAGAACCGAGTTATGTCCCTACGTAGGGGCAGTAACAACCTATCGACCCTTGTGGGCAATAGTCCACGGGGGGCCATTCGGGCCGATCCTATTGGCCTTCATAGATAATGGTCCCCAAATGACTGCTCAGGATTGTTACCCCTCGATCGACTTTCTTGGACGATAACCTGTAGGAGGTCATTCGGGCCTATCACCCCTGTCTACAAAATGCTAAAAGGAGGGCATTGCAATGGTTACAGATGATCGATGATCTCCTCTGTCACCCGGGTATAAAAGTTGACCCCTGGCACTTGCCTAGAGGCTAGATCTCTATCAAACTCTCCACAGCTATATCACCCTCAGTAAtaactaacttaagcatcagaggGGTTGGGTCAGGAAACTCTCCTCGACACTAATCTTCGTGTAGGGAGCCACCTCAAACCTACCTAGAAATTTCCATAAGAGTTCCTTGGATGAGCTTATAACTTTGGGGTAGACATCGAACTATACTGATTCATCATTCACCATGCACTTCCACAATAataaagatatttataaaaatattatgattgaaCTTAGCATTTTATACTAGTGGTGTACCCTCAATAATTTAATGAGTTAAATATTAGGATGATCATCATCGATGACATTAAATTCGATCGGAATATAATAAGGGTTAATGGATTAAACTAGATCTATGTTTGAAAATGACTATGACAAAAAAAATTAAGCTAAATTACTTATATTATCACACCAAATATGTGACAATCCAACATAATGaaataatttattaaatataaaaatatataagctTAAATTACTAATATTAATcaatcaaaatttataaaataatatgaggaattacactattgtattcgcGTCCTAGTTTTGGTAGCAAGTAAGACTACTAAAGCCCTACACCATATATCTGAATGAATGAACACATTAGGTTTAAGAAATATATGTTCTCTTATTCTCTTCATTTTTGCTAATTTTGAATATTAATTAGAAATTTAGGATCGCAGGAGTCAATCGGTGaaacataattataatataaaataaagctATAGTTATATTAGTAAAACATTGAatttcaaaaataaattcaagttaaccattattgatcttgattattattgagtgtatacatacatacatatatatatatatatatatatatatatatatatatatatatatatatatatatatatatatatatatatacatatatatatatatatatatacatatatatatatatatatacatatatatatatatacatatatatatatatacatatatatatatacatatatatatatatatacatatatatatatatatacatatacatatatatatatacatatatatatacatatatatatatatatatacatatatatatacatatatatatatatatatatatatatatatatatatatatatataattgacaaGAAAATATACATGAAATATTATAAACTACACTCCTACACTATGACAaaattggttttgcctaagtacaATTGTGTATCTATCTGCAAAGAGTTAGCCACCCCGAAATATCTTACGGTtccttaatgacctacgaaagaaAAAATGGGTTATATAAAGAATTTAACTTAGGATCCATAAGTAGTtattttagcaaacacttgataactaatgtaaattataaatataaacttcACAAGCTTTGAACGTTCACATGACAAAAGGTCCAAGGTAGTCCGCTATGGTCAAAAGTCTTCATAAGTGCCCACATGATATTACTGCAGAACAAGATAGTGAACTAGTTATAGATACTATCCCAAAGGCCCATCCAGTCATATGTCACTTAGATAGCTCCTGGTTGCTATACTAATTGACACTCCGCACTACTTTACAAAGCTAGAAAATATTCAAAATGATTACTTAGATGACCTATTTCTATGTAATTTTACCTCTATGCGATGATTGCACATAACTTATATTTATTAGCTTGAAACAACCATAAAAGCCAACCAAACTAGGGTGTTAAGCCTATTACAAGCTCTTTGTATGttttgcaaagcataaacaaaataaaaaaacataaacatacatgagcattacaatgAACAACATATTTATAGCTTTATTTGACATTCTTCTCCATTTATTCCTTCGATATTCTCGTCAAAGCCTTTGCAGATGTTGCATCTCCTCACCTTAGTTGAATCTTCAATTTTTTGTTCTAACTATGATGCATCTCTTAGCTCTCAACTACTCTCCAccattgttgttgagtagtcagaCTTTTGATCCACCATGTTATTTCAACTCGCCAATAACTCTAACTCTAATGTAAGGTCGATTTAGTTATGCTAATCCTTATTAGTTCCTATGAATCCTttcgatgaaggaaaagaccttccTTATATGCTAGCCTCTCAATTGTCTTATGTCGCTTAAACTAAGTGAATGACTATTAGAGCTTTAACGAATATCGCCTCATAGATTTTGAACATTTTTTGGGTCTTTCCTTTATAAAATTTacccatcgattcctctttcattTAGTTATTgtctccaagtaggttcgcatccatCCAATTTAAGTGGTGTGATATGTTTAAGAGACTAACACACAGTAAGAAA includes:
- the LOC135611856 gene encoding protein indeterminate-domain 16-like, with product MSVLSQSRITTYGTMLSSPPPPAPPPPGGSNGSSSKKKRRPAGTPDPDAEVVALSPRTLLESDRYVCEICQQGFQRDQNLQMHRRRHKVPWKLLKRDAAASEVRKRVFVCPETTCLHHDPRHALGDLVGIKKHFRRKHSSHRQWACAKCSKAYAVQSDYKAHLKTCGTRGHSCDCGRVFSRVESFIEHQDTCTAGQARAELQMNQAPACVSRMASNTTPSSWPGLGMPSPAAAVFLARLGHPPSSQPVRRCTENIELQLLPTSNNQHTTRPSSALSSPASEEAEVAKLQLSLGPADDHAPAKDAQAATARLKDEAMEHLKLAMAEKALADEARQQARRQLELAEHEIERAKRIRQQAQLELNRAHAIREHAVKQINSAMLQITCHACKQQFQQAKPAMASEANSFAISYMSSAVTEGDEENDEHNHQHKIPKL
- the LOC135611855 gene encoding signal recognition particle 9 kDa protein, which gives rise to MVYIASWDEFAERSVQLFRADPHSSRYVMKYRHCDGKLVLKVTDNRECLKFKTDQAQDAKKMEKLTNIFFTLMVRGPDADISEASGKEQVEQVASKKGRGRRQ